From Lolium perenne isolate Kyuss_39 chromosome 5, Kyuss_2.0, whole genome shotgun sequence, a single genomic window includes:
- the LOC127302266 gene encoding chloroplast envelope quinone oxidoreductase homolog, with product MATPRTMKAVQYDKYGGGAEGLKHVEVPVPSPKKGEVLLKMEAASINPIDWKIQKGMLRPFLPGKFPFTPVGDLAGEVVELGSGVTGFKPGDKVISISFPSGGGLAEYAVAPAALTVARPPEVSAVDGACLPAAASSALQLLKATGVSFDKKTSGSTGPKNVLVTAASGGVGHYAVQLAKLAGLHVTATCGARNVAFIQGLGADEVLDYKTPEGAALRSPSGRRYDAVANCAAGLSWPALKAVLSDEGGTAADVTPGVRAALTSLLQKVTFAKKRLAPLMLTPRREEMEWLVELARQGKLRTAVDSRYPLSRAQEAWAKSVDGHATGKIVVEIGGAE from the exons ATGGCGACTCCGAGGACTATGAAGGCCGTGCAGTACGACAAGTATGGCGGAGGAGCGGAAGGCCTCAAG CATGTGGAGGTGCCGGTCCCGTCGCCGAAGAAGGGGGAGGTTCTGCTCAAGATGGAGGCGGCCAGCATCAACCCCATCGACTGGAAGATCCAGAAGGGCATGCTCCGGCCATTCCTCCCCGGAAAGTTCCCCTTCACGCCAG TTGGCGATCTAGCCGGCGAAGTCGTGGAGCTGGGCAGCGGCGTCACCGGCTTCAAACCAGGCGACAAGGTCATCTCGATCAGCTTCCCG AGCGGCGGCGGACTCGCCGAGTACGCGGTGGCCCCAGCGGCGCTCACGGTGGCGAGACCGCCGGAGGTGTCGGCCGTCGATGGCGCCTGCCTGCCGGCCGCCGCCAGCAGCGCGCTCCAGCTGCTCAAGGCCACGGGGGTCAGCTTCGACAAGAAGACGTCCGGCTCCACCGGGCCGAAGAACGTGCTGGTGACCGCGGCGTCCGGCGGCGTGGGCCACTACGCGGTGCAGCTGGCCAAGCTCGCCGGCCTACACGTGACGGCCACCTGCGGCGCGCGCAACGTGGCCTTCATCCAGGGCCTGGGCGCCGACGAGGTGCTGGACTACAAGACGCCCGAGGGCGCGGCGCTGCGGAGCCCGTCCGGCAGGAGGTACGACGCGGTGGCGAACTGCGCGGCGGGGTTGTCCTGGCCGGCGCTTAAGGCAGTGCTGTCCGACGAGGGCGGCACGGCCGCAGACGTCACGCCGGGGGTCCGCGCCGCGCTAACGTCGCTCCTGCAGAAGGTGACGTTCGCCAAGAAGAGGCTGGCGCCGCTGATGCTGACGCCCAGGAGAGAGGAGATGGAGTGGCTGGTGGAGCTGGCGAGGCAGGGGAAGCTCAGGACGGCGGTGGACTCGAGGTACCCGCTGAGCAGAGCGCAGGAGGCGTGGGCGAAGAGCGTCGACGGGCACGCCACCGGCAAGATCGTCGTGGAAATTGGAGGCGCGGAGTGA